The following coding sequences lie in one Euhalothece natronophila Z-M001 genomic window:
- a CDS encoding MFS transporter, giving the protein MSEEELLSKTEPLPKQNLNQEELSSPTSEEKVINQTEQPSSVQENSNSLLELQFSDLRIKLQIGFAFLTFVLLGANDAAIGVLLPHWGSYYNVDKAMLSLVFFAGSLGYLVAALNSNFLFRKLGNVKFLSLGKAAFLSGVIIFCFQPPLYLILTVPFLLGFGAAILEAALNAHLTKFPNKSVLLNYLHSFYGVGALLSPFLASQILEADWRWSVIYFGISALSLILLISMRWLFTSADRGNSNSDSENTPVESPLRYRFVWLFAFFLLFYAGAEISLGNWSYSFLTQYRHEDNVLAGWLMSGYWFGLTVGRVCIGPLTNKLGTRKIINLCLVGVMIGVFTLIFMSFSITSAFGLLLTGFCLGPILPTALAFLSNIIPSYLLTGAISFIASLGSLGKAFFPWIAGNIADNLGLEMFLPYIIVLTALMITLWALILARENQSYANS; this is encoded by the coding sequence ATGAGTGAGGAGGAATTGCTGTCTAAAACTGAGCCGTTACCAAAACAAAACTTAAATCAAGAGGAGTTATCTTCTCCAACTTCTGAGGAAAAGGTAATCAATCAAACGGAACAACCAAGTTCGGTTCAGGAAAATTCAAATTCTCTCTTAGAACTACAATTTAGCGATTTACGGATTAAACTGCAAATTGGCTTTGCTTTTCTTACGTTTGTGCTACTTGGTGCCAATGATGCCGCGATCGGTGTTTTGCTTCCTCATTGGGGAAGTTATTACAACGTAGATAAAGCGATGCTGAGTTTAGTGTTTTTTGCTGGCTCTTTGGGTTATTTAGTGGCAGCCTTAAATAGTAATTTCTTATTCCGAAAGTTAGGGAATGTTAAATTTCTATCTTTGGGTAAGGCAGCCTTTTTAAGTGGCGTTATAATTTTTTGCTTTCAACCTCCTCTTTATCTAATTCTCACTGTTCCCTTTCTGTTAGGATTTGGCGCGGCAATTCTAGAGGCAGCCTTAAATGCTCATCTGACTAAATTCCCCAATAAAAGTGTTTTGCTAAACTACCTTCATTCCTTTTATGGAGTAGGTGCTCTCCTCAGCCCTTTTCTCGCGTCTCAAATTTTAGAAGCTGATTGGCGTTGGAGCGTTATTTATTTTGGTATTTCTGCCCTCAGTCTAATTCTCTTAATTAGTATGCGTTGGTTATTTACTAGTGCAGATCGAGGTAACTCTAATAGCGACTCAGAAAATACACCAGTAGAAAGCCCGTTGAGATACCGATTTGTTTGGTTATTTGCCTTCTTTTTGCTCTTCTATGCCGGTGCAGAAATTAGCTTAGGGAATTGGAGTTATAGTTTTCTCACGCAATATCGTCATGAAGATAATGTGCTAGCTGGTTGGTTAATGAGTGGGTATTGGTTCGGGTTAACAGTAGGGCGAGTTTGTATTGGCCCCTTGACCAATAAATTAGGAACTCGAAAAATTATTAATCTCTGTTTAGTGGGAGTAATGATTGGGGTTTTTACCTTAATTTTCATGAGCTTCAGTATTACTAGTGCCTTTGGTTTATTACTAACAGGGTTTTGTCTTGGCCCCATTTTACCCACAGCTTTAGCCTTTTTATCAAATATTATTCCTTCCTATCTTTTAACAGGTGCAATTAGTTTTATTGCTAGCTTGGGTAGTCTTGGGAAAGCATTTTTTCCTTGGATTGCTGGCAATATTGCTGATAATTTAGGCTTAGAAATGTTTTTACCTTATATTATCGTGCTCACTGCATTAATGATCACTTTATGGGCTCTCATTCTTGCTCGTGAGAATCAAAGTTATGCCAATTCTTGA
- a CDS encoding FAD-dependent oxidoreductase, giving the protein MSLRLISAFSLVFAVTSTAISRPATAAVPSPDETVTCDIFVAGGGLAGAAAAYEGLLAGKTVCVTEITDWLGGQISSQGTSALDERPTQREQFFFPQGYLELRERIEDYYGELNPGDCWVSLSCFFPDDAHSMLQSQLEDAEREGQGTLKWFPSTVVKDLDLNADGTLMERVIGIQHEPTDDAPPLNTYHLSETIEDWYQYEDSDQFKKTIIEFMPQDDDWYVIDATETGELVGLADVPYRLGLDPRSHLEPSSVTESGDRYCTQGFTYTFAMEATEEPQDHPEPDFYAQYEPYYSYELERLASFDLVFTYRRLWSPETGEQDRFGGIGFTKPTPGDISMQNWTWGNDYRPGTAEDNFIYTREQLEESGQLSPGGWMGGLRTETLRRGEEHALGYFHWLVAGTTDSQLGDEFKEPHPNNRFLSGLDSPMGTEHGLSKYPYIREGRRIIGREGEGYPDGFTIWEVDITRNDLTDEYYQETLSDSEYQWLKQELAGTEAIAAMLGEDTDQRARSRIYPDSVGIGHYAIDFHPCMTEHPPEKPGNTEREGTRRAEGQAYPFQIPLRALIPQDIDNFLIAGKSIATSNIAAAAYRVHSFEWSVGAAAGTTAAFALEEDVYPYELVDGRFYSNEQLQGLKRRLEDNGNPTAFPDTSIFNNDWDDWR; this is encoded by the coding sequence TTCGCTTGTATTTGCTGTTACTAGTACCGCCATTTCTCGTCCTGCTACCGCAGCAGTTCCTTCTCCTGATGAGACTGTCACTTGTGATATCTTTGTCGCTGGTGGTGGCTTAGCTGGTGCTGCTGCTGCTTATGAAGGTCTTTTAGCTGGAAAAACGGTTTGTGTTACAGAAATAACTGATTGGCTGGGGGGGCAAATTTCCTCTCAAGGAACTTCGGCACTAGATGAACGCCCCACTCAACGGGAACAATTCTTCTTCCCTCAAGGATATCTTGAATTGCGCGAGCGGATTGAAGATTATTATGGAGAATTAAATCCTGGGGACTGTTGGGTAAGTCTATCTTGCTTTTTCCCTGATGATGCTCACTCTATGCTTCAATCTCAGTTAGAAGATGCGGAAAGGGAAGGACAAGGAACACTCAAATGGTTCCCATCTACTGTGGTTAAGGATTTAGATTTGAATGCTGATGGAACTCTCATGGAGAGAGTAATTGGGATTCAACATGAACCCACTGACGACGCGCCTCCTCTCAATACCTATCATCTCTCGGAAACCATCGAAGATTGGTATCAGTATGAAGATTCTGATCAGTTCAAGAAAACCATTATCGAATTTATGCCCCAAGATGATGATTGGTATGTGATTGATGCTACCGAAACTGGGGAATTAGTAGGATTAGCAGATGTTCCTTATCGTTTAGGTCTTGATCCCCGTTCTCATCTTGAACCTTCTTCAGTGACTGAAAGTGGTGATCGCTATTGTACCCAAGGCTTTACCTATACCTTTGCGATGGAGGCGACAGAAGAACCACAAGATCACCCTGAGCCTGATTTTTATGCCCAGTATGAGCCCTATTACAGCTACGAGTTAGAACGGTTGGCAAGTTTTGATTTAGTCTTTACTTATCGTCGCTTATGGAGTCCAGAAACAGGGGAACAAGACCGTTTTGGCGGGATTGGTTTCACTAAGCCTACCCCTGGAGATATTTCCATGCAGAATTGGACTTGGGGAAATGATTATCGTCCTGGCACTGCTGAGGATAATTTCATTTATACCCGAGAACAACTAGAAGAGTCTGGACAATTATCTCCCGGTGGCTGGATGGGAGGATTACGCACCGAAACTCTCAGAAGAGGAGAAGAACACGCTTTAGGATATTTTCACTGGTTAGTAGCAGGAACCACCGATTCCCAATTAGGAGATGAGTTTAAAGAGCCTCATCCGAATAATCGCTTCTTGAGTGGGTTAGATTCTCCAATGGGAACGGAACATGGCTTGTCTAAGTATCCCTATATTCGGGAAGGGCGACGGATTATTGGACGGGAAGGAGAAGGTTATCCTGATGGCTTTACGATCTGGGAAGTGGATATCACCCGTAATGATCTGACCGATGAGTATTATCAAGAAACCCTATCTGATAGTGAATACCAGTGGCTAAAACAGGAATTAGCTGGAACTGAGGCGATCGCTGCGATGTTAGGAGAAGACACAGACCAAAGAGCGCGATCGCGCATTTATCCCGACTCAGTGGGCATTGGTCACTATGCCATTGATTTTCATCCCTGTATGACCGAACATCCTCCAGAAAAACCGGGTAACACTGAACGAGAAGGAACCAGACGGGCTGAGGGGCAAGCCTATCCCTTCCAAATTCCCTTACGCGCCTTAATTCCCCAAGACATTGATAACTTCCTCATTGCAGGTAAAAGTATTGCTACCAGTAATATTGCCGCTGCGGCTTATCGGGTGCATTCTTTTGAATGGTCAGTGGGTGCTGCTGCCGGGACAACTGCTGCTTTTGCCTTAGAAGAAGATGTCTATCCTTATGAATTAGTTGATGGACGCTTCTATTCTAATGAGCAATTGCAAGGGTTGAAGCGACGGTTAGAAGATAACGGCAATCCCACTGCCTTTCCCGATACTTCTATCTTTAACAATGATTGGGATGATTGGCGTTAA